The following are encoded together in the Mycolicibacterium arabiense genome:
- a CDS encoding NADH-quinone oxidoreductase subunit G: MTTAEDKTGNESRTTPAPAEVEMVSLTIDDHRISVPKGTLVIRAAELMGIQIPRFCDHPLLDPVGACRQCLVEVEGQRKPLASCTTTATPDMVVRTQLTSEVADKAQHGVMELLLINHPLDCPVCDKGGECPLQNQAMSNGRADSRFTDVKRTYPKPINLSSQVLLDRERCVLCARCTRFSNQIAGDPFIELIERGALQQVGIAAGEPFDSYFSGNTVQICPVGALTGTAYRFRARPFDLVSSASVCEHCASGCAQRTDHRRGKVLRRLAGDDPEVNEEWNCDKGRWAFTYARQGDRITTPLIRTPDGTHRPASWSEAVAVAVRGLTSAAVRTGVLVGGRATLEDAYAYAKFARIVLGTNDVDFRSRAHSEEEARFLAAAVAGRSMAVTYADLEAAPAVLLVGFEPEEESPIVFLRLRKAVRKRGLAVTAVAPFASRGLAKLGGTLVSTPPGGEADALDALAADVAPGTIVLVGERLACSPGAYSAVLRLAQAADARVGWVPRRAGDRGALEAGAMPNLLPGGRPVEDARARAEVAAAWHVDELPSEAGRDTSAILAAALDGSLDALLVGGVELADLPDPEAARLALDAARFVVSLELRHSDVTERADVVFPVAPVAEKAGSFVNWEGRLRPFEPALPPEATADMRVLAALADEVGIDLTLRDAAGTRAEIMRLGAWDGSTAEAPDVAPQAPVLPPVGTAVLTGWRMLLGTGAVHGRLQDGEPHLAGTARPAVARLSPASAEAIGALDGDPVVVAGAVTLPLEITAMPDGVVWAPLGLVAAQPGSVVGITRAGDPS, encoded by the coding sequence ATGACGACTGCCGAGGACAAGACCGGGAACGAGTCCCGCACGACGCCGGCCCCGGCCGAGGTCGAGATGGTCTCGCTCACCATCGACGACCATCGGATCAGCGTGCCGAAGGGCACTCTGGTGATCCGTGCCGCGGAGCTGATGGGCATCCAGATCCCCCGGTTCTGCGACCACCCGCTGCTCGACCCCGTCGGCGCCTGCCGTCAGTGCCTGGTCGAGGTGGAGGGACAGCGCAAACCGCTCGCGTCCTGCACCACCACCGCCACGCCCGACATGGTGGTGCGCACACAGCTCACCTCGGAGGTCGCCGACAAGGCGCAGCACGGCGTGATGGAACTGCTGCTGATCAATCATCCGCTGGACTGCCCGGTGTGCGACAAGGGCGGCGAGTGCCCATTGCAGAACCAGGCGATGTCCAACGGCCGGGCCGACTCCCGCTTCACCGACGTCAAGCGGACCTACCCGAAACCCATCAATCTGTCGTCGCAGGTGCTGCTCGACCGCGAACGGTGCGTGCTGTGCGCGAGGTGCACCCGGTTCTCCAATCAGATCGCGGGCGATCCGTTCATCGAACTGATCGAGCGCGGCGCGTTGCAGCAGGTCGGGATCGCGGCCGGAGAGCCGTTCGATTCGTACTTCTCCGGCAACACCGTGCAGATCTGTCCCGTTGGCGCGCTGACCGGGACCGCCTACCGCTTCCGGGCCCGACCGTTCGACCTGGTGTCGTCGGCCAGCGTGTGCGAGCACTGCGCTTCTGGATGCGCCCAGCGCACCGATCACCGGCGCGGAAAGGTGTTGCGCCGCCTCGCTGGTGACGACCCCGAGGTCAACGAGGAGTGGAACTGCGACAAGGGTCGCTGGGCGTTCACTTACGCCAGGCAGGGCGACCGGATCACCACCCCGTTGATCCGCACGCCCGACGGCACCCACCGCCCGGCGTCGTGGTCGGAGGCCGTCGCTGTTGCGGTTCGTGGTCTGACGTCGGCGGCCGTCCGCACCGGCGTCCTGGTCGGGGGCCGCGCGACGCTCGAGGACGCCTACGCCTACGCCAAGTTCGCGCGAATCGTGCTCGGCACCAACGACGTCGACTTCCGCAGCCGCGCCCATTCGGAGGAGGAGGCGCGCTTCCTGGCCGCGGCCGTGGCGGGCCGCTCGATGGCGGTGACGTACGCCGATCTGGAGGCCGCGCCCGCCGTGCTGCTCGTCGGGTTCGAGCCCGAGGAGGAGTCGCCGATCGTCTTCCTGCGGTTGCGCAAGGCCGTGCGCAAGCGTGGCCTTGCCGTCACCGCCGTCGCGCCGTTCGCCAGCCGGGGTTTGGCCAAGCTGGGCGGAACGCTCGTCAGCACCCCGCCCGGCGGGGAGGCCGACGCGCTCGACGCGCTGGCCGCCGACGTCGCGCCCGGAACGATCGTGCTGGTCGGCGAGCGGCTCGCATGCTCGCCCGGCGCCTACTCCGCGGTGCTTCGACTCGCTCAAGCCGCGGACGCCCGGGTGGGGTGGGTGCCACGTCGCGCGGGTGACCGCGGCGCACTGGAGGCCGGGGCGATGCCCAATCTCCTGCCTGGCGGCCGCCCGGTCGAAGACGCCCGCGCCCGCGCCGAGGTGGCCGCGGCATGGCACGTCGACGAATTGCCCTCAGAGGCCGGGCGAGACACGTCGGCGATACTGGCCGCTGCACTCGATGGGTCCCTCGACGCACTGCTCGTCGGCGGCGTCGAACTCGCCGACCTGCCCGATCCGGAGGCAGCGCGCCTCGCGTTGGACGCCGCACGGTTCGTCGTCAGCCTGGAACTGCGGCACAGCGACGTAACCGAGCGCGCCGACGTCGTGTTCCCCGTGGCACCCGTCGCCGAGAAGGCCGGTTCGTTTGTCAACTGGGAGGGCAGGCTGCGGCCCTTCGAGCCCGCGCTGCCGCCCGAGGCCACCGCCGACATGCGCGTCCTGGCGGCACTCGCCGACGAGGTGGGCATCGACCTGACCCTGCGCGACGCCGCGGGCACCCGCGCCGAGATCATGCGACTCGGCGCCTGGGACGGATCGACGGCGGAGGCTCCCGACGTCGCGCCGCAGGCGCCAGTGCTGCCACCGGTGGGCACCGCGGTGCTCACCGGATGGCGCATGCTGCTCGGTACCGGGGCCGTCCACGGTCGGCTCCAGGACGGCGAGCCGCATCTGGCCGGAACGGCCCGGCCGGCCGTCGCGCGGCTGTCACCGGCCAGCGCCGAAGCCATCGGTGCGCTCGATGGCGATCCGGTGGTCGTGGCGGGCGCAGTCACGCTCCCCCTGGAGATCACCGCGATGCCCGACGGCGTCGTGTGGGCGCCGCTTGGACTCGTTGCAGCGCAACCCGGTTCGGTCGTCGGCATCACCCGGGCAGGTGACCCGTCGTGA
- the nuoH gene encoding NADH-quinone oxidoreductase subunit NuoH, giving the protein MTYPDLSSFGRDPWWLVLAKALGIFVFCVLTVLVAILVERKVLGRMQMRYGPNRVGPFGLLQSLADGVKLALKEGLVPAGVDKPIYLLAPVISVVPAIMAFAVIPMGGMVSVFGHQTPLQLTDLPVAVLYVLAVTSIGVYGIVLAGWASGSTYPLLGGLRSSAQVVSYEIAMALSFAAVFLYSGTMSTSEIVAGQRDLWYVFLLLPSFLIYVTSMVGETNRAPFDLPEAEGELVGGFHTEYSSLKFAMFMLAEYVNMTTVSALAATLFLGGWQAPWPISLIDGANTGWWPLLWFVAKVWMFLFFFMWLRATLPRMRYDQFMNLGWKVLIPISLVWIMTVAIVRTLRAEGYDGLAVFLVIASAVVGVGLLAYLGKRMRRRRIRLDPGPAPDSGSFPTPPIPSKEVTRA; this is encoded by the coding sequence GTGACCTACCCCGACCTCTCGTCGTTCGGACGCGACCCCTGGTGGCTGGTGCTCGCCAAGGCGCTGGGCATCTTCGTTTTCTGCGTGCTGACGGTGCTGGTCGCGATCCTCGTCGAGCGAAAAGTTCTGGGCCGCATGCAGATGCGGTACGGACCGAACCGCGTCGGTCCGTTCGGCCTGCTGCAGAGCCTTGCCGACGGGGTCAAGCTCGCCCTCAAGGAGGGGCTGGTCCCAGCCGGCGTCGACAAGCCGATCTACCTGCTGGCACCCGTCATCTCGGTGGTCCCGGCGATCATGGCGTTCGCGGTCATCCCGATGGGCGGCATGGTCAGCGTCTTCGGTCACCAGACCCCACTGCAGCTGACGGACCTGCCCGTCGCCGTGCTCTACGTGCTGGCGGTCACGTCGATCGGGGTCTACGGAATCGTGTTGGCCGGATGGGCATCCGGTTCGACCTACCCCCTGCTCGGCGGGCTCCGCTCCAGCGCTCAGGTGGTGTCCTACGAGATCGCCATGGCGCTGTCGTTCGCCGCGGTGTTCCTCTACTCAGGCACGATGTCGACCTCGGAGATCGTCGCCGGGCAGCGCGACCTGTGGTACGTCTTCCTGCTGCTGCCGTCGTTCCTGATCTACGTGACTTCGATGGTCGGCGAGACGAACCGCGCGCCGTTCGACCTGCCCGAGGCCGAGGGCGAGCTGGTCGGCGGCTTCCACACCGAGTACTCGTCGCTGAAGTTCGCGATGTTCATGCTGGCCGAGTACGTCAACATGACGACGGTGTCGGCGCTGGCCGCCACGTTGTTCCTCGGCGGATGGCAGGCACCGTGGCCGATCAGCCTGATCGACGGCGCGAACACCGGCTGGTGGCCGCTGCTGTGGTTCGTGGCGAAGGTCTGGATGTTCCTGTTCTTCTTCATGTGGCTGCGGGCCACGCTGCCACGGATGCGCTACGACCAGTTCATGAATCTGGGCTGGAAGGTCCTGATCCCCATCTCGCTGGTGTGGATCATGACCGTCGCGATCGTGCGCACGTTGCGCGCCGAGGGGTACGACGGGCTCGCGGTCTTCCTCGTCATCGCGAGCGCGGTGGTGGGCGTCGGCCTGCTCGCCTACCTCGGAAAGCGCATGCGCCGCAGGCGGATCCGGCTCGACCCCGGCCCCGCTCCCGACTCGGGTTCGTTCCCGACTCCCCCGATCCCCAGCAAGGAGGTCACCCGTGCCTAG
- the nuoI gene encoding NADH-quinone oxidoreductase subunit NuoI produces MPSKPNFIDAVAGFGVTFKAMFQKPITEEYPEKPGPTATHYHGRHQLNRYEDGLEKCIGCELCAWACPADAIFVEGADNTEAERFSPGERYGRVYQINYLRCIGCGLCIEACPTRALTMTNDYEMADDNRSDLIYGKDKLLAPLQPDMTPPPHGMAEGSTDEDYYRGNVTADGLATPREPVL; encoded by the coding sequence GTGCCTAGCAAACCGAACTTCATCGACGCGGTCGCCGGTTTCGGCGTCACGTTCAAGGCGATGTTCCAAAAGCCGATCACCGAGGAGTATCCGGAGAAGCCGGGTCCGACCGCAACGCACTATCACGGTCGCCACCAACTCAACCGATACGAGGACGGGTTGGAGAAGTGCATCGGCTGCGAGCTGTGTGCTTGGGCCTGCCCGGCCGACGCGATCTTCGTCGAGGGCGCCGACAACACCGAGGCGGAACGCTTCTCCCCGGGTGAGCGGTACGGCCGCGTCTATCAGATCAACTACCTGCGGTGCATCGGCTGCGGCCTGTGCATCGAGGCCTGCCCCACCCGGGCGCTGACGATGACCAACGACTACGAGATGGCCGACGACAACCGGTCCGACCTCATCTACGGCAAGGACAAGCTGCTGGCCCCGCTGCAGCCGGACATGACACCACCGCCGCACGGGATGGCCGAGGGCAGCACCGACGAGGACTACTACCGCGGCAACGTCACCGCCGACGGGCTCGCCACACCGAGGGAACCCGTGCTGTGA
- a CDS encoding NADH-quinone oxidoreductase subunit J produces MTAELVLAADAAFRTSTGEAVLFYAFGTLAVIAAVAMVAAPRAVYSAIFLACTMIILAVLYIAQGAIFLGVVQIVVYTGAVMMLFLFVLMLIGVDSADSLAETIRGQRVAAIVSGVAFGLLLIAGVGNASAGGFTGLAEANAGGNVEGLAALIFVRYLWAFELTSALLITAALGAMVLAHRERIGRRKTQREMAIERFSAGSHPTPMPNPGVYARHNAVDISARLPDGSDSELSVSAILTPRSGT; encoded by the coding sequence GTGACGGCGGAACTCGTCCTCGCCGCCGACGCCGCGTTCCGCACGTCCACCGGTGAGGCGGTGCTGTTCTACGCCTTCGGCACACTGGCCGTCATAGCCGCGGTCGCGATGGTCGCCGCGCCGCGGGCCGTGTACTCGGCGATCTTCCTCGCGTGCACCATGATCATCCTGGCAGTGCTGTACATCGCCCAGGGCGCGATCTTCCTCGGCGTGGTGCAGATCGTGGTGTACACCGGCGCGGTGATGATGCTGTTCCTGTTCGTCCTCATGCTCATCGGGGTCGACTCGGCGGACTCACTCGCCGAGACCATCCGCGGCCAGCGGGTGGCCGCGATCGTCTCGGGCGTCGCGTTCGGACTGCTGCTGATCGCCGGTGTCGGCAACGCGTCGGCGGGCGGATTCACCGGCCTGGCCGAGGCCAATGCCGGCGGGAACGTCGAGGGCCTCGCCGCGCTGATCTTCGTCCGCTACCTGTGGGCGTTCGAACTCACTAGCGCGCTGCTCATCACGGCGGCACTCGGCGCGATGGTGCTCGCGCACCGGGAACGGATCGGCCGCCGGAAGACGCAGCGCGAGATGGCCATCGAACGGTTCTCCGCGGGCAGTCACCCGACGCCCATGCCCAACCCGGGGGTCTACGCCAGGCACAACGCCGTCGACATCTCGGCCCGGCTGCCCGACGGGTCCGACTCCGAACTGTCCGTCAGCGCCATCCTGACGCCCAGGAGCGGGACGTGA
- the nuoK gene encoding NADH-quinone oxidoreductase subunit NuoK translates to MNPTNYLYLSVLLFTIGAAGVLLRRNAIVMFMCVELMLNAANLAFVTFSRMHGHLDGQVVAFFTMVVAACEVVVGLAIIMAIFRARRSAEVDSANLLRH, encoded by the coding sequence GTGAATCCCACCAACTACCTGTACCTGTCGGTGCTGTTGTTCACCATCGGGGCGGCCGGAGTGCTGTTGCGCCGCAACGCGATCGTCATGTTCATGTGCGTCGAGCTGATGCTGAACGCCGCGAACCTGGCGTTCGTGACGTTCAGCCGCATGCACGGCCACCTCGACGGCCAGGTGGTCGCGTTCTTCACGATGGTGGTCGCCGCCTGCGAGGTCGTCGTCGGGCTGGCGATCATCATGGCCATCTTCCGCGCCAGACGGTCGGCCGAGGTCGACTCCGCGAACCTGTTGAGGCACTAG
- the nuoL gene encoding NADH-quinone oxidoreductase subunit L — protein MTLPVWLLIALPLAGAVVLLLGGRATNAWGHLLGTATAVASFAVGVVLFVDLLGRGAEDRAMHQTLFSWLPVGELRVDFGLQLDQLSICFVLLITGVGSLIHVYSIGYMAHDPERRRFFAYLNLFVAAMLLLVLADNYLGLYVGWEGVGLASYLLIGFWSHKPSAATAAKKAFVVNRVGDIGLALALMVMFAQLGTVSYAGVFDAAGQLSPGALNAIGLLLLLAACGKSAQVPLQSWLGDAMEGPTPVSALIHAATMVTAGVYLIVRSGPVYDLAPAARTGVVVVGAVTLLFGAIIGCAKDDIKKALAASTMSQIGYMVLAAGLGPAGYAIAIMHLLTHGFFKAGLFLGAGSVMHGMNDETDMRRYGGLRKYMPITFVTFGLGYLAIIGVPPLSGFFSKDPIIETAFGGGGLKGILLGGAALLGAGITAFYMTRVMLMTFFGERRWQPNSHPHESPATMTLPMIVLAVGSVGAGALLAIGGTLEHWLEPVVGAHEAHHVVPAWVMTVITMSVIAVGVLVAYRMYGRRPVLETAPDDVSALTVAARRDLYGDAANEEFLMRPGQMLTAGLVEIDDEGIDGVSRGVGAVVGGSSLGLGRLQTGFARSYALSMLGGAAVVVAAVLAARVW, from the coding sequence GTGACACTTCCGGTGTGGCTGCTGATCGCGCTACCGCTGGCCGGTGCGGTGGTGTTGTTGCTCGGCGGGCGGGCGACCAACGCCTGGGGGCATCTGCTGGGCACGGCCACCGCCGTCGCGTCGTTCGCGGTGGGGGTGGTGCTGTTCGTCGACCTGCTGGGCCGCGGCGCCGAGGACCGCGCGATGCACCAGACCCTGTTCTCCTGGCTCCCGGTCGGCGAACTCCGGGTGGACTTCGGGCTGCAACTGGATCAGCTGTCGATCTGCTTCGTGTTGCTGATCACCGGCGTCGGCTCGCTCATCCACGTGTACTCCATCGGCTACATGGCCCACGACCCGGAGCGCAGGCGCTTCTTCGCCTACCTGAACCTGTTCGTGGCGGCCATGTTGCTGCTCGTGCTCGCCGACAACTACCTCGGCCTCTACGTCGGGTGGGAGGGCGTCGGCCTGGCGTCGTACCTGCTGATCGGGTTCTGGTCGCACAAGCCATCGGCGGCGACTGCCGCCAAGAAGGCGTTCGTGGTCAACCGCGTCGGCGACATCGGCCTCGCGCTGGCGCTCATGGTGATGTTCGCCCAACTCGGAACCGTTTCCTACGCAGGCGTGTTCGACGCCGCCGGGCAGTTGTCCCCGGGCGCACTCAATGCCATCGGACTGCTCCTGCTGCTCGCGGCATGCGGCAAGTCCGCGCAGGTGCCGCTGCAGTCGTGGCTGGGCGACGCGATGGAGGGCCCGACACCCGTCTCCGCGCTGATCCACGCCGCCACCATGGTCACGGCGGGCGTGTACCTGATCGTGCGGTCCGGGCCGGTGTACGACCTGGCGCCCGCGGCCCGCACCGGCGTCGTGGTGGTCGGCGCGGTCACACTGCTGTTCGGTGCGATCATCGGGTGCGCGAAGGACGACATCAAGAAGGCGCTCGCCGCGTCGACGATGTCGCAGATCGGGTACATGGTGCTCGCCGCGGGCCTCGGCCCGGCCGGCTATGCGATCGCGATCATGCACCTGCTCACCCACGGCTTCTTCAAGGCCGGGCTGTTCCTCGGCGCGGGCTCGGTCATGCACGGCATGAACGACGAGACCGACATGCGCCGCTATGGCGGGCTCCGCAAGTACATGCCAATCACGTTCGTGACGTTCGGACTCGGCTACCTCGCGATCATCGGAGTGCCACCGCTGTCGGGCTTCTTCTCCAAGGACCCCATCATCGAGACCGCCTTCGGTGGAGGCGGTCTCAAGGGCATCCTGCTCGGCGGTGCCGCGCTACTCGGCGCGGGCATCACGGCGTTCTACATGACGCGGGTCATGCTGATGACGTTCTTCGGCGAAAGGCGTTGGCAACCCAACAGTCACCCCCACGAGTCGCCGGCCACGATGACGTTGCCGATGATCGTGCTCGCGGTGGGCTCGGTCGGCGCCGGCGCGCTGCTGGCGATCGGCGGCACGCTCGAGCACTGGCTCGAGCCGGTCGTCGGCGCGCACGAGGCGCACCACGTCGTCCCCGCATGGGTGATGACGGTGATCACCATGTCGGTCATCGCCGTCGGGGTCCTCGTCGCCTACCGGATGTACGGCAGGCGACCGGTGCTCGAGACAGCCCCCGACGACGTCTCCGCCCTGACCGTGGCCGCCCGTCGGGATCTGTACGGCGACGCCGCCAACGAGGAATTCCTGATGCGGCCCGGCCAGATGCTCACCGCCGGTCTCGTCGAGATCGACGACGAGGGCATCGACGGGGTGTCCCGCGGCGTGGGCGCCGTCGTCGGCGGTTCCTCGCTGGGCCTCGGGCGACTGCAGACGGGCTTCGCCCGCAGTTACGCGCTGTCCATGCTGGGCGGGGCTGCCGTCGTGGTCGCGGCCGTCCTGGCGGCGAGGGTCTGGTGA
- a CDS encoding NADH-quinone oxidoreductase subunit M: MPWLTILWAVPMVGAALVMLLPSGARHLAKYAALAVSLVVLAVTVLLAMSFQPGGPRYQFVEDHDWIPSFGTGYILGIDGIALALVVLTAVLVPVLIVAGWNDATDHARSVHAYMALTLAVEGMVLISLTALDVLLFYVFFEAMLIPMYFLIGGFGGQEKSKAAVKFLLYNLFGGLIMLAAVIGLYVATAGSDAFASGTFDFRAIVDAMSSGALDVDPAVLNALFLGFMFAFAIKAPLWPFHRWLPDAAVESTPATAVLMMAVVDKVGTFGMLRYCLQLFPDASMTFRPLVITLAVIGIVYGAIVAIGQTDVMRLIAYTSISHFGFIILGIFVMTSQGQSGSTLYMVNHGISTAALFLIAGFLVSRRGTRAIAAYGGVQKVAPVLAGTFLVAGLATLSLPGLAPFVSEFLVLIGTFTVYPVFAVFAALALVLSAIYVLWAYQRMMTGPVTVGNEAIPDLVPRELLVITPLIAILLVLGVYPKPALDVIDPAVGHTLTTIGQQDPAPRVAQEGPAR; the protein is encoded by the coding sequence ATGCCGTGGTTGACGATCCTGTGGGCGGTGCCGATGGTCGGTGCCGCCCTGGTGATGCTGCTGCCGTCGGGCGCACGCCATCTCGCGAAGTACGCTGCGCTGGCGGTGTCACTGGTGGTGCTGGCCGTGACCGTGCTGCTGGCCATGAGTTTCCAGCCCGGCGGCCCGCGGTACCAGTTCGTCGAGGACCACGACTGGATCCCGTCGTTCGGCACGGGGTACATCCTTGGCATCGACGGCATCGCGCTGGCCCTGGTGGTGCTGACCGCGGTCCTGGTCCCGGTGCTGATCGTCGCCGGCTGGAATGACGCGACCGACCACGCCCGTTCGGTACACGCCTACATGGCCTTGACGCTGGCGGTCGAGGGCATGGTGCTGATCTCGCTGACGGCGCTGGACGTGCTGCTGTTCTACGTCTTCTTCGAGGCGATGCTGATTCCGATGTACTTCCTCATCGGCGGCTTCGGCGGGCAGGAGAAGAGCAAGGCCGCGGTGAAGTTCCTGCTGTACAACCTCTTCGGCGGTCTGATCATGCTGGCCGCCGTCATCGGGCTGTACGTGGCCACCGCGGGCAGCGACGCGTTCGCCTCTGGCACGTTCGACTTCCGCGCCATCGTCGACGCGATGTCCAGCGGTGCGCTCGACGTCGATCCGGCGGTGCTCAACGCCCTGTTCCTCGGGTTCATGTTCGCGTTCGCGATCAAGGCGCCGCTGTGGCCGTTCCACCGGTGGCTGCCCGACGCGGCGGTGGAGTCGACACCCGCGACCGCGGTGCTCATGATGGCGGTGGTCGACAAGGTCGGGACATTCGGCATGCTGCGGTACTGCCTGCAGTTGTTCCCCGACGCGTCGATGACGTTCCGTCCATTGGTGATCACGCTCGCGGTGATCGGCATCGTCTACGGCGCGATCGTGGCGATCGGGCAGACCGACGTCATGCGGCTGATCGCGTACACGTCGATATCCCACTTCGGGTTCATCATCCTGGGCATCTTCGTGATGACCAGCCAGGGGCAGTCGGGCTCGACGCTCTACATGGTCAACCACGGCATCTCGACCGCGGCGCTGTTCCTCATCGCCGGTTTCCTGGTGTCACGCAGGGGCACTCGCGCCATCGCGGCGTACGGCGGCGTCCAGAAAGTGGCGCCGGTGCTGGCCGGCACGTTCCTCGTCGCCGGTCTCGCAACGCTGTCGCTACCGGGTCTCGCCCCGTTCGTCAGCGAATTCCTGGTGCTGATCGGGACGTTCACGGTCTACCCGGTATTCGCGGTGTTCGCCGCACTGGCCCTGGTGCTCTCCGCGATCTACGTGCTGTGGGCCTATCAGCGGATGATGACGGGGCCGGTCACCGTCGGCAACGAGGCCATACCCGACCTGGTGCCGCGGGAACTGCTGGTGATCACGCCCTTGATCGCGATCCTGTTGGTGCTGGGGGTCTATCCGAAGCCCGCGCTGGACGTGATCGACCCGGCCGTGGGCCATACGCTGACCACCATCGGCCAGCAGGATCCGGCACCGCGCGTGGCGCAGGAAGGACCCGCTCGATGA
- the nuoN gene encoding NADH-quinone oxidoreductase subunit NuoN, which produces MNLVPPTVEYELLSPLLIVLGAAIVGVLIEAFVPRRGRYPAQLTVAVAAQAAALAAVVKVWLDLGDSVGRTAVMGSVAIDRPALFLQGTLLVIGILGTLLIAERRIASEVDADDGAAGLDAFTPQASAVPGSVAEIQATKAGVAQTEIFPLTMFALGGMLLFGASEDLLTMFVALEVLSLPLYLMCGLARHRRLLSQEAALKYFLLGAFSSAFFLYGIAMLYGYSGELSLAGIGDAVEAGTGDTTMALVGVALLAVGVLFKVGAVPFHSWIPDVYQGAPTPVTAFMAAATKIAAFGATLRIFYVALPGLADDWRPLMWAVAILTMVVGTITAVSQSNVKRMLAYSSVAHAGFILTGVVALNESGLSATLFYLAAYGFSTLGAFAVVSVVRNAAGEEETDMSRWAGLGRRHPLVGVVFALFLLAFAGIPLTSGFVSKFAVFKAAAEGGASALVIVGVCASAVAAYFYVRVIVLMFFTDPPDDAPTVVVPSSLSMAAVVVSAAITLALGALPQPLLDLANDASQFVR; this is translated from the coding sequence ATGAACCTCGTGCCGCCGACGGTCGAATACGAACTGCTCTCGCCGCTACTGATCGTGCTGGGCGCGGCGATCGTCGGCGTGTTGATCGAAGCCTTCGTACCGCGCCGGGGCCGCTACCCGGCGCAGCTGACGGTCGCGGTGGCCGCCCAGGCGGCGGCACTGGCCGCCGTGGTCAAGGTGTGGCTGGACCTCGGCGACTCGGTCGGCAGGACCGCGGTGATGGGCTCGGTCGCGATCGACAGGCCCGCACTGTTCCTGCAGGGCACCCTCCTGGTGATCGGAATCCTCGGCACGCTGCTGATCGCCGAGCGCCGCATCGCCTCCGAGGTCGACGCGGACGACGGCGCGGCCGGGCTCGACGCGTTCACCCCGCAGGCATCGGCGGTGCCGGGCAGCGTCGCCGAGATTCAGGCCACCAAAGCCGGTGTCGCACAGACCGAGATCTTCCCGCTGACCATGTTCGCCCTCGGCGGCATGCTGCTCTTCGGCGCCTCAGAAGACCTCCTCACCATGTTCGTCGCGCTCGAGGTGCTGTCGCTGCCGCTCTACCTGATGTGCGGTCTGGCCCGGCACCGCAGGCTGCTGTCGCAGGAGGCCGCCCTCAAGTACTTCCTGCTCGGCGCATTCTCGTCGGCGTTCTTCCTGTACGGCATCGCCATGCTCTACGGCTACTCCGGCGAGCTGAGCCTCGCCGGGATCGGCGACGCGGTCGAGGCAGGTACGGGCGACACCACGATGGCCCTCGTCGGCGTCGCGCTGCTTGCGGTCGGCGTCCTGTTCAAAGTCGGTGCGGTGCCCTTCCATTCGTGGATCCCCGACGTCTACCAGGGAGCGCCGACGCCGGTCACCGCCTTCATGGCCGCGGCCACCAAGATCGCCGCGTTCGGCGCGACGCTGCGCATCTTCTACGTGGCGCTGCCCGGGCTGGCCGACGACTGGCGCCCCCTGATGTGGGCGGTCGCGATCCTGACGATGGTGGTGGGCACCATCACCGCGGTGTCGCAGAGCAACGTCAAGCGCATGCTGGCGTACTCGTCGGTCGCGCACGCCGGCTTCATCCTCACCGGCGTCGTCGCGCTCAACGAGAGCGGGCTGTCGGCGACGCTGTTCTACCTCGCCGCATACGGTTTCAGCACGCTGGGGGCATTCGCCGTGGTGAGCGTGGTGCGCAACGCGGCCGGTGAGGAGGAGACCGACATGTCCCGGTGGGCGGGTCTGGGGCGCAGGCATCCGCTGGTGGGCGTGGTCTTCGCACTGTTCCTGCTCGCGTTCGCGGGCATCCCGTTGACCAGTGGCTTCGTCAGCAAGTTCGCGGTGTTCAAGGCGGCGGCCGAGGGCGGCGCGTCGGCACTCGTGATCGTCGGCGTGTGCGCCAGCGCGGTCGCCGCGTACTTCTACGTCCGCGTGATCGTGCTGATGTTCTTCACCGACCCGCCCGACGACGCGCCGACGGTGGTGGTGCCGAGTTCGCTGAGCATGGCCGCGGTCGTCGTATCAGCGGCGATCACCCTGGCCCTCGGCGCGCTCCCCCAGCCGCTGCTCGACCTGGCCAACGACGCGAGTCAGTTCGTGCGCTAG